One part of the Lachnospiraceae bacterium JLR.KK002 genome encodes these proteins:
- the nth gene encoding endonuclease III translates to MTKEELALELIERLKQEYPDAGCTLDYNQAWKLLVSVRLAAQCTDARVNVVVQDLYAKYPDVASLAEAPVEDIEAIVRPCGLGRSKARDISGCMKMLQEKYEGRVPDDFDELLKLPGVGRKSANLIMGDVFGKPAIVTDTHCIRLVNRMGLVDNIREPKKVEMALWKLIPPEEGSDFCHRLVYHGRDVCTARTSPRCEACCVSDICVRNGV, encoded by the coding sequence ATGACAAAAGAAGAACTGGCACTGGAACTTATTGAAAGACTGAAACAGGAATATCCGGACGCAGGCTGCACCCTGGATTATAATCAGGCCTGGAAACTGCTGGTCAGTGTCCGGCTGGCAGCCCAGTGCACGGACGCAAGGGTAAATGTGGTGGTACAGGATCTCTATGCAAAATATCCGGATGTGGCGTCGCTGGCCGAAGCCCCGGTGGAAGATATAGAGGCCATTGTCAGGCCCTGCGGCCTGGGCCGCAGCAAAGCCAGAGACATCAGCGGCTGTATGAAAATGCTTCAGGAAAAATACGAAGGCAGAGTTCCCGATGATTTTGATGAATTACTGAAACTGCCCGGCGTGGGCAGAAAAAGCGCCAACCTGATTATGGGAGACGTATTCGGGAAGCCTGCCATTGTGACAGATACCCACTGTATCCGTCTGGTCAACCGAATGGGACTGGTGGATAATATCAGAGAACCGAAAAAAGTGGAGATGGCATTGTGGAAGCTGATACCGCCGGAGGAAGGCAGTGATTTCTGCCACAGACTGGTGTATCACGGCAGGGACGTGTGCACCGCCAGAACCAGCCCCCGCTGCGAAGCATGTTGTGTCAGTGATATTTGTGTCAGAAACGGCGTATAG
- a CDS encoding PepSY domain-containing protein translates to MKKRTRHKSEIFRRTGICLILAMVLAAGCGNQNIQKDTPQQENTSAQQEDTQTDSRQTTDSQTPADRQTDNGQQKDSQTPADRQTDSGQQENSQTPADRQTAGQTAQSGNQAGTVNQPKLSPEEAREAALKHAGVTGEEATVIKEELDYDDGVTEYEIEFVAGGTKYEYEINAEDGAVLGSSQEPVEKLPENLQGQGIISVEEAKEAVLSHAGFTPEQVTYTKVDLEQDDGVTEYEIKFYADGKEYSGKVNASTGAILEYEMD, encoded by the coding sequence ATGAAGAAACGGACGCGTCACAAAAGCGAAATATTTCGCAGAACGGGAATTTGCCTGATACTGGCCATGGTTCTGGCGGCAGGTTGCGGAAATCAGAATATACAGAAAGATACCCCTCAGCAGGAAAACACGTCTGCGCAGCAGGAGGACACTCAGACAGACAGCAGACAGACAACGGACAGTCAGACGCCTGCAGACCGGCAGACAGACAACGGACAGCAGAAGGACAGTCAGACGCCTGCAGACCGGCAGACAGACAGCGGACAGCAGGAGAACAGTCAGACGCCCGCAGACCGGCAGACAGCAGGCCAGACAGCTCAGAGCGGAAATCAGGCAGGGACGGTGAATCAGCCGAAGCTCAGCCCGGAAGAAGCAAGAGAAGCTGCTTTGAAACACGCCGGAGTGACCGGGGAGGAGGCCACGGTTATCAAAGAAGAACTGGACTATGACGACGGTGTGACAGAATATGAAATCGAATTCGTGGCCGGCGGCACAAAATATGAATATGAAATCAATGCGGAAGACGGAGCTGTTCTGGGCAGTTCTCAGGAACCGGTGGAAAAACTTCCGGAAAACCTGCAGGGACAGGGAATTATTTCCGTGGAAGAAGCAAAAGAGGCGGTGCTGAGCCATGCAGGATTCACGCCGGAGCAGGTGACTTACACCAAAGTGGATCTGGAACAGGACGACGGTGTGACAGAGTATGAAATTAAATTTTATGCGGACGGAAAAGAATACAGCGGCAAGGTAAATGCGTCTACAGGAGCTATTCTGGAGTATGAGATGGATTAA
- a CDS encoding methyl-accepting chemotaxis protein: MNENTGPKRKVTFGIREKILAIAFVPLISLAVIASVFSAITLKTGMEDEAIKRLEDVAGGLEHSLLALDEGNFRSEGGELYKGEHNISADLDILESFNNSSNIEITLFWGDTRTVTTLIDESTGERMVGTQAAEHVVKTVLQDGNGFTDKDIMINGKPYFCCYIPLVNDDGSIAGMIFTGEPSSNIEDYINQKVLQIILVAVVIILLSSVVIIYFSRTLSGAFKEEEQIIEQLADGNLNIRVNEKFLGRRDELGNIANALQELIHNLSGILNHIRQSSNELLQSGNSLDEMAERVNVNATEIGKAVEEISMGAVSQAEEIETASGQIMDMGHVIENIVDDVGKLNVTSRSMKEAGDTSAEIMQHLAASTERTISAIRKIGMQVYATNDSAQRIREAVDIISSIASQTSLLSLNASIEAARAGEFGKGFAVVASEIQKLADESSNSAQTITDVINALLTESEMTVEIMKEVESIIKDQKEKLNATQSHFVNVTTGINSSREDTSMIEKRTQVCDSSRKTVVDVISNLSALSQENAASAQETTASMEELNATIHLLADAANSLKGLSGQMEEEMKFFKF, translated from the coding sequence GTGAATGAAAACACAGGACCAAAAAGAAAAGTAACCTTTGGAATCAGGGAAAAGATTTTGGCTATTGCATTTGTTCCTTTAATTTCCCTCGCAGTGATAGCTTCAGTTTTTTCTGCAATTACATTGAAAACAGGAATGGAAGACGAGGCTATCAAGCGTCTGGAAGATGTGGCCGGCGGGCTGGAACATTCCCTGCTGGCACTGGATGAAGGAAACTTCAGGTCCGAAGGCGGAGAACTGTATAAAGGGGAACATAATATTTCGGCAGATCTGGATATACTGGAATCTTTCAACAATTCATCCAATATAGAAATTACCCTGTTCTGGGGCGATACCCGTACGGTGACCACACTGATAGATGAAAGTACCGGAGAGCGCATGGTGGGAACTCAGGCGGCAGAGCATGTGGTGAAGACGGTGCTGCAGGATGGAAACGGTTTTACGGACAAGGATATTATGATTAATGGAAAACCATATTTCTGCTGCTATATCCCTCTGGTGAATGATGACGGAAGCATTGCAGGAATGATTTTTACCGGAGAACCCAGCAGCAATATTGAGGATTACATCAATCAAAAAGTATTGCAGATCATCCTGGTGGCGGTTGTGATTATTCTGCTGAGCAGCGTGGTGATTATATACTTTTCCCGGACTCTTTCCGGAGCATTCAAAGAAGAAGAACAGATTATCGAGCAGCTTGCGGACGGTAATCTGAATATACGGGTGAATGAGAAATTCCTGGGGCGCAGGGACGAACTGGGAAATATTGCTAACGCGCTGCAGGAGCTGATTCACAACCTTTCCGGCATTCTCAACCATATCCGCCAGTCGTCCAACGAATTGCTCCAGTCCGGCAATTCCCTGGATGAGATGGCAGAGCGGGTCAACGTGAATGCGACGGAGATTGGAAAAGCGGTGGAAGAAATTTCCATGGGCGCTGTTTCCCAGGCTGAAGAAATTGAGACAGCTTCCGGCCAGATTATGGATATGGGCCATGTAATCGAGAATATTGTGGATGATGTGGGCAAGCTCAATGTCACCTCCCGTTCCATGAAGGAAGCAGGAGATACTTCCGCGGAAATCATGCAGCACCTGGCTGCTTCTACCGAGCGGACCATCTCAGCTATCCGGAAAATTGGTATGCAGGTATATGCAACCAATGATTCCGCCCAGAGAATCCGTGAGGCAGTGGATATTATTTCATCCATTGCCAGCCAGACTTCGCTTCTGTCTCTGAATGCAAGCATTGAAGCTGCCAGAGCGGGAGAATTTGGAAAAGGTTTTGCAGTTGTGGCTTCTGAGATTCAGAAACTGGCCGATGAATCCAGTAATTCTGCGCAGACCATTACGGATGTTATCAACGCCCTGCTGACAGAATCGGAAATGACCGTGGAAATCATGAAAGAAGTGGAATCTATTATCAAAGACCAGAAAGAGAAGCTGAACGCAACCCAGAGCCATTTTGTAAATGTGACTACGGGAATTAACAGTTCCAGAGAAGATACTTCCATGATTGAGAAGCGGACGCAGGTATGCGATTCCTCCAGAAAGACCGTGGTGGATGTGATCAGCAATCTGTCCGCACTGTCCCAGGAAAATGCGGCTTCCGCACAGGAGACCACAGCATCCATGGAAGAACTCAATGCAACCATTCATCTTCTGGCAGATGCGGCTAACAGCCTGAAAGGACTGTCCGGCCAGATGGAAGAAGAAATGAAATTCTTTAAATTTTAA
- a CDS encoding DUF1015 family protein, translating to MAVIRPFCAIRPAREKAEKIAALPYDVYNRKEAKEEVSKHPESFLKIDRAETQLGDDVDTYDAAVYQKAHDTLWEMVRDGSFVTEEKRCYYIYELTMNGRSQTGITACASIDDYEKGVIKKHENTRAEKEKDRINHVSICNAQTGPIFLAYRSSSVINEVVEEVKKEEALYDFTAEDGIRHQVWVISQESQIDTVEKAFAGIGEIYIADGHHRAASAVRVGQMRRKEHPDYTGEEEFNYFLSVLFPDEQLMIMDYNRVVKDLNGLDEEEFLEKVSEIFQVEKIGANGVKPEKKGSFSMYLGGNWYGCTMKPEDIPDDPVEGLDVSVLQNRLLAPVLGIKDPKTDNRIDFVGGIRGLEGLEERCGTDCAAAFAMFPTSIQELFAVADAGLLMPPKSTWFEPKLRSGLFIHSLQIPDRAGK from the coding sequence ATGGCAGTAATCAGACCTTTTTGCGCAATCAGACCGGCCAGGGAAAAAGCGGAGAAAATTGCGGCCCTTCCTTATGATGTGTACAATCGGAAAGAAGCGAAGGAAGAAGTGTCAAAACATCCGGAAAGTTTTCTGAAAATAGACCGGGCGGAAACTCAGCTTGGAGATGATGTAGATACTTACGATGCGGCAGTATATCAGAAAGCCCACGATACCCTGTGGGAGATGGTCAGGGACGGTTCCTTTGTAACAGAAGAAAAAAGATGTTACTACATATACGAGCTGACCATGAACGGCAGAAGCCAGACCGGGATTACAGCCTGCGCTTCCATTGACGACTATGAAAAAGGCGTGATAAAGAAGCATGAAAATACCAGAGCGGAGAAGGAAAAAGACAGAATTAATCATGTGAGTATCTGCAATGCCCAGACCGGGCCCATTTTTCTGGCCTACCGCTCCAGTTCCGTCATAAACGAAGTGGTGGAGGAAGTAAAAAAGGAAGAAGCCCTGTATGACTTTACCGCGGAAGACGGAATCCGCCATCAGGTGTGGGTGATTTCTCAGGAGAGCCAGATTGACACGGTGGAAAAAGCCTTTGCGGGGATTGGAGAAATCTATATTGCAGACGGACATCACCGGGCGGCTTCAGCAGTACGGGTGGGACAGATGCGAAGAAAAGAACATCCGGACTATACCGGAGAAGAGGAATTTAATTATTTCCTGTCGGTGCTGTTTCCCGATGAGCAGCTTATGATTATGGATTATAACCGGGTGGTAAAAGACCTGAACGGGCTGGACGAGGAAGAATTCCTGGAAAAGGTATCAGAGATTTTCCAGGTGGAAAAGATTGGGGCCAATGGAGTAAAACCGGAGAAAAAAGGCAGTTTTTCCATGTATCTGGGAGGAAACTGGTATGGGTGTACCATGAAACCGGAGGATATTCCGGACGACCCGGTGGAAGGGCTGGATGTGTCGGTACTGCAGAACCGTCTTCTGGCTCCCGTTCTTGGAATTAAAGACCCGAAGACCGATAACCGGATTGATTTTGTGGGAGGAATCCGGGGACTGGAAGGACTGGAAGAACGGTGTGGAACCGATTGTGCGGCAGCTTTTGCCATGTTCCCCACATCCATTCAGGAATTGTTTGCAGTAGCGGACGCAGGCCTTTTGATGCCGCCAAAATCCACCTGGTTTGAGCCGAAGCTGCGGAGCGGTTTATTTATTCACAGTCTGCAAATACCTGACAGAGCCGGGAAATAG
- a CDS encoding PLP-dependent aminotransferase family protein, whose amino-acid sequence MLTYSFSDIGTDSLYEYLYKCIKNDILKGVLAPGGRLPSKRSFARHLNVSTITIENAYAQLLAEGYIYSIPKKGYYAADISAGPVPASQNPPSRPLPEQQEDTYFADFTSSQTHPDTFPFSIWAKLLREVIGSYSAELMKNPPGSGIFPLRQAIAAHLKDFRGMSVRPEQIIVGAGTEYLYGLLIQLLGHEKIYGVEEPGYQKISSIYRSNQVTCRHIPMDGQGICIHALEELEADIVHISPSHHFPTGIVTPVGRRYELLGWAAGSDSRYIIEDDYDCEFRFMGKPIPSLQSIDVMEKVIYMNTFSKTLASTIRISYMVLPEHLMERFRTTMGFYSCTVSTFEQYTLTRFLQDGHFERHINRMRNFYHGQRDLLLKGLKNSPISSHITIMEEDAGLHFLMYVDTSVSDETILRRAKSLGLGMASLSRYYFQKSPSVEHTFIMNYSAIQPEHMAEAISRLCQVFADCE is encoded by the coding sequence ATGCTAACTTATTCTTTTTCTGATATTGGCACGGACAGCCTGTACGAATACTTGTATAAATGTATCAAAAACGATATTCTGAAAGGGGTGCTGGCTCCCGGCGGCCGCCTGCCCTCCAAGCGAAGTTTTGCCAGACACCTGAATGTGAGCACCATCACCATTGAAAATGCCTATGCACAGCTTCTGGCAGAGGGCTATATTTATTCCATTCCAAAAAAAGGTTATTATGCAGCGGATATTTCTGCCGGGCCGGTTCCCGCGTCTCAGAATCCCCCGTCGAGACCTCTGCCGGAACAACAGGAAGATACATATTTTGCAGACTTTACCAGCAGTCAGACTCATCCGGACACCTTTCCTTTTTCCATATGGGCAAAACTCCTTCGTGAAGTCATCGGAAGTTACAGCGCAGAGCTGATGAAAAACCCTCCCGGCAGCGGCATCTTTCCGCTGCGGCAGGCCATCGCCGCTCATTTAAAAGATTTTCGCGGCATGTCCGTACGTCCGGAACAGATTATTGTGGGGGCCGGAACGGAATATCTCTACGGACTGCTGATTCAGCTTCTGGGCCATGAAAAAATCTACGGCGTGGAGGAACCTGGCTATCAGAAAATTTCTTCCATATACAGAAGCAACCAGGTCACCTGCCGCCATATTCCCATGGATGGGCAGGGTATCTGCATACATGCTCTGGAAGAACTGGAAGCAGATATTGTACATATTTCCCCTTCTCATCATTTCCCCACGGGAATAGTCACTCCTGTGGGCCGCAGATATGAGCTTCTGGGCTGGGCCGCCGGTTCTGATTCCAGATATATTATTGAAGACGACTATGACTGCGAATTCCGTTTTATGGGAAAACCCATTCCTTCCCTCCAGAGCATTGATGTAATGGAAAAAGTCATCTACATGAACACTTTTTCCAAAACCCTGGCTTCCACCATCCGAATCAGCTATATGGTACTGCCGGAACATCTGATGGAGCGGTTCCGCACCACCATGGGATTTTATTCCTGTACCGTGTCCACTTTTGAGCAGTACACCCTGACCCGCTTTCTGCAGGACGGACATTTTGAGCGTCATATCAACCGTATGCGGAATTTTTATCACGGCCAGCGTGATCTGCTTTTAAAGGGCTTAAAAAACAGCCCCATCTCCTCCCATATCACCATTATGGAAGAAGACGCAGGGCTGCATTTTCTGATGTATGTAGATACCTCTGTTTCAGATGAAACCATTCTCCGGCGGGCAAAATCTCTGGGACTGGGCATGGCTTCCCTGTCCCGGTATTATTTTCAGAAATCTCCTTCTGTGGAGCATACCTTCATTATGAACTACTCTGCCATTCAGCCGGAACACATGGCAGAAGCTATTTCCCGGCTCTGTCAGGTATTTGCAGACTGTGAATAA
- a CDS encoding GTP pyrophosphokinase, translated as MDLKDFLQQEDFIVKCQWGISLMNARLQMINAELSMRSGRKVIHSYTSRIKSYDSIAAKLRKKGLPETVRSMEEHVSDVVGVRAVCTYTDDLYRIGEMLCAQRDMRLLKKKDYIRNPKKSGYRSLHLIFQVPVSFQEDVRWIRIEVQLRTGAMDYWAGLDYQLQYKKENREAKNISRELKEYANAIEQIDSKVLELRKRIEAI; from the coding sequence ATGGATTTAAAAGATTTTTTACAGCAGGAGGATTTCATTGTAAAGTGTCAGTGGGGCATCAGCCTTATGAATGCCAGACTGCAGATGATAAATGCGGAACTCAGTATGCGCAGCGGCAGAAAAGTGATACACAGCTATACCAGCAGAATTAAATCCTATGACAGTATCGCCGCAAAACTGAGGAAAAAGGGACTGCCGGAAACAGTCCGCTCCATGGAGGAACATGTCAGCGATGTGGTGGGCGTCCGGGCGGTCTGTACCTATACGGACGATTTGTACCGGATTGGAGAAATGCTCTGTGCCCAGCGGGATATGCGTCTTTTAAAGAAGAAAGATTATATCCGGAATCCCAAAAAGAGCGGATACCGCAGCCTGCATCTGATTTTCCAGGTGCCGGTGTCCTTTCAGGAGGATGTGCGGTGGATTCGCATTGAGGTGCAGCTTCGGACCGGAGCCATGGATTACTGGGCCGGGCTGGATTATCAGCTTCAGTACAAAAAAGAAAACCGGGAGGCGAAAAATATCAGCCGGGAGCTGAAAGAATATGCCAATGCCATAGAGCAGATTGACAGCAAAGTGCTGGAGCTTCGGAAGCGCATAGAGGCCATTTAA